From a region of the Paraburkholderia hospita genome:
- the cobC gene encoding alpha-ribazole phosphatase: protein MDIVLIRHPAVSVQEGVCYGQSDVALADPPEASAAAVAVRLATLQVPAPRVLLSSPLTRCATVATALAANFGCAYSIDDSLKEMDFGTWELQRWDDIDRALLDAWAEDFEGARAHGGESVEQFVSRVRAWFDVFQQTRELTPAYVVTHAGVMRVIAATVLGLSVERCLTWSIDMTGCVWLRRDDTNLQWSIVRWNA from the coding sequence ATGGATATCGTTCTGATCCGACACCCGGCTGTTTCCGTACAAGAGGGCGTGTGCTATGGCCAGAGCGACGTGGCGCTCGCCGATCCGCCGGAGGCGTCGGCGGCTGCCGTCGCCGTGCGTCTCGCGACCTTGCAGGTGCCCGCGCCGCGAGTGCTGCTGTCGAGTCCGCTCACGCGCTGCGCAACGGTTGCGACCGCCCTCGCCGCGAACTTTGGGTGCGCGTATAGCATCGACGACAGTCTGAAGGAAATGGACTTCGGCACGTGGGAGTTGCAACGTTGGGACGATATCGATCGCGCGTTGCTCGATGCGTGGGCTGAGGATTTCGAAGGCGCGCGCGCGCATGGCGGCGAAAGCGTCGAGCAGTTCGTGAGCCGCGTGCGCGCGTGGTTCGACGTGTTCCAGCAGACGCGGGAATTGACGCCGGCGTATGTCGTCACGCATGCGGGCGTGATGCGCGTGATCGCGGCGACCGTGCTCGGGTTGTCCGTCGAGCGCTGCCTGACATGGTCGATCGATATGACGGGTTGCGTCTGGTTGCGCCGCGACGATACGAACCTGCAATGGTCGATCGTGCGCTGGAACGCGTGA
- a CDS encoding adenosylcobinamide-GDP ribazoletransferase yields MNELRYFFTALGYFTRVPVPRWVGYEPHYLNAAARYFPLVGALVGAAGAIVYMAALRIFPPGVAVLLSMATTLLITGAFHEDGLADCVDAFGGAYTRDDTLRIMHDSRIGAFGAIALMVALALKWQALAALPPLYAAWLMIAAHAASRACAISYLVTLDYVRAEGKAKPVAQRMSRNAFGCAIFLGMPWLFWPQWRAGCIALLVLVVLRFMLGRYFVRRIGGYTGDCLGFAQQIFELAIYLVGLAWISF; encoded by the coding sequence ATGAATGAACTGCGTTATTTCTTCACAGCGCTCGGCTACTTTACGCGGGTGCCCGTGCCGCGCTGGGTCGGTTACGAACCGCATTATCTGAACGCGGCGGCGCGTTACTTTCCATTAGTCGGCGCACTCGTCGGCGCAGCGGGCGCAATCGTATACATGGCTGCGTTGCGCATCTTTCCGCCGGGCGTCGCCGTGCTGCTGTCGATGGCAACGACCCTGCTCATCACGGGCGCATTCCATGAAGACGGGCTGGCCGATTGCGTGGATGCGTTCGGCGGCGCCTATACACGCGACGATACGCTGCGCATCATGCATGACTCACGCATCGGCGCATTCGGCGCGATTGCGTTGATGGTCGCGCTTGCATTGAAGTGGCAAGCGCTCGCTGCCTTACCGCCGCTCTACGCGGCATGGCTGATGATCGCGGCGCATGCGGCGAGCCGCGCCTGCGCGATCAGCTACCTCGTCACGCTCGATTACGTGCGGGCGGAAGGCAAGGCCAAACCCGTTGCGCAGCGCATGTCACGCAATGCTTTTGGCTGCGCTATCTTTCTGGGTATGCCGTGGCTCTTCTGGCCGCAGTGGCGTGCCGGTTGCATCGCGCTGCTCGTGCTCGTCGTGTTGCGTTTCATGCTGGGCCGCTATTTCGTCAGACGCATCGGCGGATATACGGGCGATTGCCTTGGCTTTGCGCAGCAGATCTTCGAACTGGCCATCTACCTGGTGGGACTCGCATGGATATCGTTCTGA
- the cobT gene encoding nicotinate-nucleotide--dimethylbenzimidazole phosphoribosyltransferase yields the protein MTTSHSLPVVEPLDQTLRAELQRIIDLKTKPPGSLGQLEALARQMGMIQRSTQPSIVRPAIIVFAADHGIANAGVSPYPQAVTAQMVLNFLAGGAAINAFSRVAGLELEVVNAGVAHEFAPHEKLVDIPIARGTRNFAQEPAMTRDEALAAMRAGADRVRHHAALGTNVIGFGEMGIANTSSAACLMSRLCGVPIDDCVGRGTGLDNAGLVKKRNVLAAALAYHPASNDPLDALATFGGFEIAMMAGAYLAAAEARMTIVVDGFIATSALLVADAFAPAVRDYCVFAHASNEAGHRRMLDHFGAVPLLALDLRLGEGTGAALATPLLRAAVAFVNEMASFESAGVAQRDA from the coding sequence ATGACCACTTCGCATTCCCTGCCCGTCGTCGAGCCGCTCGACCAGACATTGCGCGCCGAGCTGCAACGCATCATCGATCTGAAGACCAAGCCGCCCGGTAGTCTCGGCCAGCTCGAAGCGCTCGCGCGTCAGATGGGCATGATCCAGCGCAGCACCCAGCCCAGCATCGTGCGTCCCGCGATCATCGTCTTCGCCGCCGATCACGGCATTGCGAACGCGGGCGTGAGTCCGTATCCGCAAGCGGTGACGGCGCAAATGGTGCTCAACTTTCTCGCTGGCGGCGCGGCGATCAATGCGTTCAGCCGCGTTGCGGGCCTCGAACTCGAAGTGGTAAATGCGGGCGTCGCGCATGAGTTCGCGCCGCACGAGAAGCTCGTCGATATTCCCATTGCGCGTGGCACGCGCAACTTCGCGCAAGAGCCCGCGATGACGCGCGACGAAGCACTCGCCGCGATGCGCGCGGGCGCGGATCGTGTGCGTCATCACGCGGCGCTGGGCACCAACGTGATCGGGTTCGGCGAAATGGGCATTGCGAATACGTCGTCGGCTGCGTGCCTGATGAGCCGTCTGTGTGGCGTGCCTATCGACGATTGCGTCGGGCGCGGCACGGGTCTCGACAACGCCGGCCTCGTGAAGAAGCGCAACGTGCTGGCGGCGGCGCTTGCTTATCACCCGGCATCGAACGATCCGCTCGATGCCCTCGCAACCTTCGGCGGCTTTGAGATCGCGATGATGGCGGGCGCGTATCTCGCAGCGGCAGAGGCACGCATGACGATCGTCGTCGACGGTTTCATTGCGACCTCCGCGCTGCTGGTGGCCGACGCGTTCGCGCCTGCCGTGCGCGATTACTGCGTGTTCGCGCATGCGTCGAACGAAGCGGGGCACCGCCGCATGCTCGATCACTTCGGCGCGGTGCCGCTGCTCGCGCTCGATCTGCGGCTGGGCGAAGGAACGGGCGCGGCGCTTGCTACGCCTTTACTGCGCGCCGCCGTGGCGTTCGTCAACGAAATGGCGAGCTTCGAATCAGCAGGCGTCGCGCAACGCGATGCATGA
- a CDS encoding ABC transporter ATP-binding protein: MNSRRNARTSADATLHADQLTLRAGSRTLLDAFTHTFYPGEVWCIAGPNGAGKTTLISTLAGLMRPAKGHIELDGTRVNEWPLARLAQRRALMPQTSHDAFNASVLDIVLLNRFPHLAGWGWERDEDRAAAHAALDALGLAEFAARDVLSLSGGERQRVALAAVLCQDAPLLLLDEPLTHLDLHHQIDCLEALSTWARGAGRTVMFSCHDLNLARRFATHALLLEGNGAAHAGRARDVLTPELASRAFGYPLVLIRDGDDEALIPALRAASRI, from the coding sequence ATGAACTCACGCAGGAACGCACGCACAAGTGCCGATGCCACGCTGCACGCAGACCAGCTGACCTTGCGCGCCGGCTCGCGCACGTTACTCGATGCCTTCACGCACACGTTCTATCCGGGCGAAGTCTGGTGCATCGCCGGACCGAACGGCGCGGGCAAGACGACGCTCATCTCGACGCTCGCGGGTCTCATGCGTCCAGCGAAAGGGCACATCGAACTGGACGGAACGCGCGTGAACGAATGGCCGCTCGCGCGCCTCGCGCAGCGTCGTGCGCTGATGCCGCAAACCTCGCACGATGCATTCAACGCGAGCGTACTCGACATCGTGCTGCTGAACCGTTTTCCGCATCTGGCCGGCTGGGGCTGGGAGCGCGACGAGGATCGCGCGGCCGCGCATGCGGCGCTCGATGCGCTCGGTCTCGCGGAGTTCGCTGCGCGCGACGTGCTGTCGCTGTCGGGCGGCGAGCGCCAGCGCGTCGCGCTCGCGGCCGTGTTATGCCAGGACGCGCCGCTGCTGCTGCTCGACGAGCCGCTCACGCATCTGGATCTGCATCATCAGATCGACTGCCTTGAAGCGTTGAGCACATGGGCGCGCGGCGCCGGGCGTACAGTGATGTTCTCGTGCCACGATCTGAATCTCGCGCGGCGTTTCGCGACGCACGCGCTGCTGCTCGAAGGCAACGGCGCCGCGCATGCGGGACGCGCGCGCGACGTGCTGACCCCCGAGCTGGCCAGCCGTGCATTCGGCTATCCGCTCGTACTGATCCGCGACGGCGATGATGAAGCGCTGATTCCGGCGCTGCGCGCAGCGTCTCGCATCTGA
- a CDS encoding FecCD family ABC transporter permease, which yields MSGLVQRQPQHQPIQVARGMSAKRALAIWTALGITALAVFVASLALGSVSVAPSRVLDALLPSADVSSDLATQIVRTLRLPRALAGFGCGALLALAGALLQVLLRNPLAEPYVLGVSGGAASFALVAMIAGCAWWIVDASAFAGAFVSILLVLGLARGALWRGEPQDASPRLLLTGAVIAAGWGAVITLLLTVAPDSRLRGMLFWLTGDLSGGGMPWLALAALCIALLAIVPIAPQLNVLLRGDAAAQALGVPVMRARLRVYLVASLAAAAAVTTGGTIGFVGLVVPHMLRLAFGNDQRMLLPAAALGGGVAVMGADLIARTVIAPAQLPVGVITALIGVPVFLWMLLRRRRA from the coding sequence ATGAGCGGACTCGTGCAACGTCAGCCGCAACATCAGCCGATCCAGGTCGCGCGAGGCATGAGCGCGAAGCGCGCGCTCGCTATCTGGACGGCGCTCGGCATCACGGCGCTCGCGGTCTTCGTGGCATCGCTTGCGCTGGGCAGCGTGAGCGTCGCACCGTCGCGCGTGCTCGACGCGTTGCTGCCGTCGGCTGACGTATCGTCCGATCTCGCCACGCAGATCGTTCGCACGCTGCGCCTGCCGCGCGCGCTCGCCGGCTTCGGTTGCGGCGCATTGCTTGCGCTTGCAGGCGCGTTGCTTCAGGTGCTGCTGCGCAATCCGCTTGCCGAGCCGTACGTGCTCGGCGTGTCAGGCGGCGCGGCGAGCTTTGCGCTCGTCGCGATGATCGCGGGCTGCGCGTGGTGGATCGTCGATGCATCGGCGTTCGCCGGTGCGTTCGTGTCGATCCTGCTTGTGCTCGGTCTTGCACGCGGCGCGCTATGGCGCGGCGAGCCGCAGGACGCATCGCCGCGTCTGCTGCTGACGGGTGCCGTGATCGCTGCAGGGTGGGGCGCCGTCATCACGCTGCTGTTGACGGTCGCGCCCGACAGCCGCCTGCGCGGCATGCTGTTCTGGCTGACGGGCGATCTGAGCGGCGGCGGCATGCCGTGGCTCGCGCTCGCTGCATTGTGTATCGCGTTGCTCGCGATCGTACCCATCGCGCCGCAACTCAATGTACTGCTGCGCGGCGATGCCGCGGCGCAAGCGCTCGGCGTACCCGTGATGCGCGCGCGGCTGCGCGTCTATCTGGTCGCGTCACTTGCCGCCGCGGCTGCCGTGACGACGGGCGGCACGATCGGCTTCGTCGGGCTCGTCGTGCCGCACATGCTGCGTCTCGCATTCGGCAACGATCAGCGGATGCTGCTGCCCGCAGCGGCGCTCGGCGGCGGCGTTGCGGTGATGGGCGCCGATCTGATCGCGCGCACCGTGATCGCGCCCGCGCAGTTACCCGTCGGCGTGATCACCGCGTTGATCGGCGTGCCCGTGTTCCTGTGGATGCTGCTCCGACGGAGACGCGCATGA
- a CDS encoding TonB-dependent receptor domain-containing protein has product MLTSVFVHPAYLRQVFPRPLCPHFRRAPLAALAVIAFASVPLAASAQTADEANPSATSTDRSDNGSTYTSSKTISTTLSPIVVTADRRAQRLADAIPQTTLFDPQDIADNSARDLPGLLQFAPGAQIVRNGGPGSTSSLFLRGASSTQSLVLIDGVRIDSVSQGNAQLEQIPLDQIDHVEVVNGNVSALYGSGAIGGVVQVFTKDGGNHPPRFHFDVEYGSYHTQRQAAGVDGTLDKDGRTTFSVTLARAKTDGFSSIDPALAPVNPNANGYFNESVSASLRHKLNDQWDIGLRYFQSNGNDSFDNPFGLPTDLNNLHSKVQTASAFANGKLTDWWTTRFVVATGNDRSNTSLNGDYLYCYDSDNRQYTWQNDFTFARDQKLQLGYEHLDQTLDSNQYSAPARHVNSGFAGYTGRFGNSQIQANLRRDQYSDFGGANSYYLGYGYDFNEHWKVTASWSDAFRAPSFNDLYYPYSGNPLIQPEHSHSVEAALQYASDALGLMKLTAFQTRYTNLIDYVQTTPGIYVAENVGHAKVQGIEGSWQGHVGKTDVRAAVTFQNPVDEDTHTDLNRRARHFASFAANRNIGSWRVGGEWLVSGERDDSGTALGGYGIVNLSARYNITKAWYVAAQIQNLFDKDYELAYTYNTPRRGAYITVGWQQQ; this is encoded by the coding sequence ATGCTCACCTCCGTGTTTGTCCACCCGGCGTATCTGCGCCAGGTGTTTCCGCGCCCGCTGTGTCCACACTTCAGACGCGCGCCGCTTGCTGCGCTCGCCGTGATTGCCTTCGCTTCAGTCCCGCTCGCTGCAAGCGCGCAGACGGCCGACGAGGCGAACCCATCCGCCACATCCACGGATCGATCGGACAACGGCTCGACCTACACTTCCTCAAAGACAATCTCCACGACTTTGTCGCCCATCGTCGTCACGGCCGACCGTCGCGCGCAGCGACTCGCCGACGCGATTCCGCAGACCACGCTGTTCGACCCGCAGGACATCGCGGACAACAGCGCGCGCGATTTGCCGGGACTGCTGCAGTTCGCGCCGGGCGCGCAGATCGTGCGCAACGGCGGGCCGGGCTCGACGTCGAGTCTGTTTCTACGCGGCGCGTCGTCGACGCAGTCGCTCGTGCTGATCGACGGCGTGCGCATCGATTCGGTGAGCCAGGGCAACGCGCAGCTCGAACAGATTCCGCTCGACCAGATCGATCACGTCGAAGTGGTCAACGGCAACGTGTCGGCGCTGTACGGCTCGGGCGCGATCGGCGGCGTGGTGCAGGTGTTCACGAAGGACGGCGGCAATCATCCGCCGCGTTTTCACTTCGACGTCGAGTACGGCAGCTATCACACGCAGCGCCAGGCGGCGGGCGTCGACGGCACGCTCGACAAGGACGGCCGCACGACCTTCAGCGTCACGCTCGCGCGCGCGAAGACGGACGGCTTCTCGTCGATCGACCCGGCGCTCGCGCCCGTCAATCCGAACGCGAACGGTTACTTCAACGAGAGCGTGAGCGCGTCGCTGCGCCACAAGCTCAACGACCAGTGGGACATCGGCCTGCGCTACTTCCAGTCGAACGGCAATGACAGCTTCGACAATCCCTTCGGCCTGCCCACCGATCTCAACAATCTGCACAGCAAGGTGCAGACGGCTTCAGCCTTCGCGAACGGCAAGCTCACCGACTGGTGGACGACGCGCTTCGTCGTCGCGACGGGCAACGATCGCAGCAATACGTCGCTCAATGGCGACTATCTGTACTGCTACGATTCGGACAACCGGCAGTACACGTGGCAGAACGACTTCACGTTCGCACGTGACCAGAAGCTGCAACTGGGCTACGAGCATCTCGACCAGACACTCGACTCGAATCAGTACAGCGCGCCCGCGCGTCACGTGAACTCGGGGTTCGCGGGCTACACGGGGCGCTTCGGCAACAGCCAGATCCAGGCGAACCTGCGGCGCGACCAGTACTCGGATTTCGGCGGAGCCAACAGTTACTATCTGGGCTATGGCTACGACTTCAACGAGCACTGGAAGGTGACTGCAAGCTGGTCCGATGCGTTTCGCGCGCCGAGCTTCAACGATCTGTACTACCCGTACAGCGGCAATCCGCTCATTCAACCGGAGCACAGCCATTCTGTCGAAGCGGCGCTGCAGTATGCATCCGATGCGCTCGGCCTGATGAAGCTCACGGCATTCCAGACGCGCTACACGAACCTGATCGACTATGTGCAGACCACGCCGGGCATCTACGTCGCGGAGAACGTGGGGCATGCGAAAGTGCAGGGCATCGAAGGATCGTGGCAGGGCCACGTCGGCAAGACCGATGTGCGCGCGGCCGTGACGTTCCAGAATCCCGTCGATGAAGACACGCATACCGATCTGAACCGTCGCGCGCGTCATTTCGCGTCGTTCGCCGCGAACCGCAATATCGGCAGCTGGCGGGTGGGCGGCGAATGGCTCGTGAGCGGCGAGCGCGACGACAGTGGCACGGCACTCGGCGGCTATGGCATCGTGAACCTGTCCGCGCGCTACAACATCACGAAGGCGTGGTACGTGGCCGCGCAAATCCAGAATCTCTTCGACAAGGACTATGAACTCGCCTACACGTACAACACGCCAAGGCGCGGCGCCTACATCACGGTCGGCTGGCAGCAGCAGTGA
- a CDS encoding cell division protein ZapA translates to MTTKQIEVSILGQPYRLACSAETEAALLEAVARVDAEMSKIRSNSNVRGQDRIAVMAALSLASELLRLQASVRHGESFPAEEIRRTMHQMNEQLGTVIQQYSSVQ, encoded by the coding sequence ATGACCACGAAGCAGATCGAAGTGTCGATCCTCGGCCAGCCCTATCGTCTCGCCTGCTCGGCGGAAACGGAAGCGGCGCTGCTCGAAGCGGTGGCGCGTGTCGATGCCGAGATGTCGAAGATCCGCTCCAACAGCAACGTGCGCGGCCAGGATCGTATCGCCGTGATGGCGGCATTGTCGCTGGCATCGGAACTGCTTAGGCTGCAAGCCAGCGTGCGACACGGAGAATCATTTCCCGCCGAAGAAATCCGGCGTACAATGCACCAGATGAATGAGCAGCTTGGCACTGTGATCCAACAGTACAGCAGCGTGCAGTAA
- a CDS encoding EVE domain-containing protein, whose protein sequence is MRYWLMKSEPDEASIDDLANAPQRTLPWTGVRNYQARNFMRDIMKTGDGVLFYHSSCPEPGIAGIAEVSSTAYPDPTQFDPKSPYYDEKSTQETPRWTLVDVVFKKKIKLIPLAALREHPELADMRVLAKGNRLSITPVTEAEWAFITKQLAKRAA, encoded by the coding sequence ATGCGCTACTGGCTGATGAAGTCCGAACCGGACGAAGCGAGCATCGACGATCTCGCGAATGCCCCGCAACGCACGCTGCCCTGGACGGGCGTGCGCAATTATCAGGCGCGCAACTTCATGCGCGACATCATGAAGACGGGCGACGGCGTGCTGTTCTATCACTCCAGTTGCCCTGAGCCGGGCATTGCGGGCATCGCTGAAGTATCGTCGACGGCGTACCCTGACCCAACCCAGTTCGATCCGAAGAGCCCGTACTACGACGAGAAGTCGACGCAGGAAACGCCGCGCTGGACGCTCGTCGATGTCGTGTTCAAGAAGAAGATCAAGCTGATTCCGCTGGCGGCGTTGCGCGAGCATCCCGAGCTTGCCGACATGCGCGTGCTCGCGAAGGGCAACCGTCTGTCGATCACGCCCGTTACGGAGGCGGAATGGGCGTTCATCACGAAACAGTTGGCGAAGCGCGCTGCATGA